The following coding sequences lie in one Arachis ipaensis cultivar K30076 chromosome B03, Araip1.1, whole genome shotgun sequence genomic window:
- the LOC107631188 gene encoding histone H3.2, which produces MARTKQTARKSTGGKAPRKQLATKAARKSAPATGGVKKPHRFRPGTVALREIRKYQKSTELLIRKLPFQRLVREIAQDFKTDLRFQSSAVAALQEAAEAYLVGLFEDTNLCAIHAKRVTIMPKDIQLARRIRGERA; this is translated from the coding sequence ATGGCTCGTACCAAGCAAACAGCTCGCAAGTCCACCGGCGGTAAGGCCCCTAGGAAGCAACTGGCGACAAAGGCAGCAAGGAAGTCTGCTCCGGCAACCGGAGGCGTGAAGAAGCCTCACCGTTTCAGGCCCGGAACGGTGGCTCTCCGTGAGATCAGGAAGTATCAGAAGAGTACGGAGCTCCTGATCAGGAAGTTGCCTTTCCAGCGTCTGGTCCGTGAGATTGCGCAGGACTTCAAGACTGACCTCAGGTTCCAGAGCTCGGCCGTAGCGGCGCTTCAGGAGGCGGCGGAGGCTTACCTCGTTGGGCTTTTCGAGGACACTAACCTCTGCGCCATCCACGCCAAGAGAGTCACTATCATGCCCAAGGACATTCAGCTCGCAAGGCGCATTAGAGGCGAGCGCGCTTAA